A DNA window from Luteolibacter luteus contains the following coding sequences:
- a CDS encoding D-alanyl-D-alanine carboxypeptidase family protein has product MLRKANWRSFAILALSALLPACGGGAPPARPSGPPAEITKAQAVRAATIPLTPPPPVAAESAIVIDPVSGRVLFAKNADTERPIASTQKLLTALVVMDTGNIDKIVTISSDDTLCEPTKLYLKPGETHSRRDLLRVLMVKSANDVGRALARDVGGSQEGFAEMMNRKAASLGMRHSHFMNPHGLPADNQYSTARDISIAARAAWRSQTIRSFTALQSTTFRHSDGRVKTLTNTNKLLKRVPYCDGLKTGTTNAAGRCLVSSGTLGNRSAIVVVLKSNSANVWDDSEKLLRWSLERPGAEQ; this is encoded by the coding sequence ATGCTTCGCAAAGCCAACTGGCGTTCCTTTGCCATTCTCGCCCTTTCCGCGCTCCTGCCCGCTTGCGGTGGTGGAGCCCCCCCGGCTCGCCCCTCCGGCCCGCCGGCTGAAATCACGAAAGCCCAAGCGGTCCGCGCCGCCACCATCCCGCTGACCCCGCCGCCTCCGGTCGCAGCGGAAAGCGCCATCGTCATCGATCCCGTCTCCGGTCGCGTCCTCTTCGCCAAGAATGCCGATACCGAGCGCCCCATCGCCTCGACCCAGAAGCTCCTCACCGCTCTCGTGGTGATGGACACCGGCAATATCGACAAGATCGTCACGATCTCCTCCGACGACACCTTGTGCGAACCGACCAAGCTCTACCTCAAGCCCGGCGAGACCCATAGCCGCCGCGATCTGCTCCGCGTGCTGATGGTGAAAAGCGCCAACGATGTCGGCCGCGCCCTCGCCCGCGATGTGGGCGGCAGCCAGGAAGGCTTCGCCGAAATGATGAATCGCAAGGCAGCCTCTCTCGGCATGCGCCATTCCCATTTCATGAACCCGCACGGCTTGCCGGCGGATAACCAATATTCCACCGCACGCGATATCTCCATCGCCGCTCGCGCCGCGTGGCGCAGCCAGACGATCCGCTCCTTCACCGCGCTGCAAAGCACGACCTTCCGCCACAGCGACGGCCGGGTGAAGACGCTGACCAATACCAACAAGCTCCTCAAGCGAGTGCCCTACTGCGATGGGCTGAAGACCGGCACCACCAATGCCGCGGGCCGCTGCCTCGTGTCCTCCGGCACGCTCGGCAATCGCTCCGCGATCGTGGTCGTGCTCAAGAGCAATTCCGCCAATGTCTGGGACGACTCCGAAAAGCTGCTCCGTTGGTCACTTGAGCGCCCCGGTGCGGAGCAGTGA
- a CDS encoding aminotransferase class I/II-fold pyridoxal phosphate-dependent enzyme, with product MSAPVRSSDPTGPREELAALESAGLLRSLRSLDSPAGPKVIRDGRELWNFASNDYLGLASHPALAEAFIEGIHRYGAGSAASRLVSGTLPPHRELEESLAAAKGAEASLVFSSGFATATGSLPALVGKDDVVVLDKLCHASLIDGARLSGAVIRVFPHNDVPKLDRLLEVIRKKQAGARVIVVTESVFSMDGDLCPLREIIETKDKHGALLFLDEAHAFGAIGPSGMGLAAQLGLQDRVDFQMGTLSKAAGLSGGYLACSAEWRDLLVNRARSFIYSTAPPPALAHAAMASLALIRSATGDALRESLHANIAAFAPGHPSPIVPIILGENQRTLDASKALEERSYLVPAIRFPTVPRGTARLRISISAAHPLEALAGLKNEIAAISRDRS from the coding sequence TTGAGCGCCCCGGTGCGGAGCAGTGATCCTACCGGACCGCGGGAAGAACTCGCCGCTCTGGAATCAGCCGGCTTGCTGCGCAGCCTGCGTTCGCTCGATTCGCCCGCGGGTCCGAAGGTGATCCGCGACGGCCGCGAGCTGTGGAACTTCGCGTCAAACGACTACCTCGGTCTCGCCTCGCATCCGGCGCTCGCGGAAGCCTTCATCGAGGGCATCCACCGCTACGGCGCGGGATCCGCGGCTTCGCGCCTAGTCAGCGGCACCTTGCCACCGCATCGCGAGTTGGAAGAATCTCTCGCCGCCGCGAAGGGAGCGGAAGCCTCACTTGTCTTCTCTTCCGGCTTCGCCACCGCCACCGGCAGCCTCCCCGCACTCGTGGGCAAGGATGACGTGGTGGTGCTCGACAAGCTCTGCCACGCATCGCTGATCGATGGCGCGCGCCTCTCCGGTGCCGTCATCCGCGTCTTCCCGCACAATGACGTCCCGAAGCTGGATCGCCTGTTAGAGGTCATCCGGAAAAAGCAAGCGGGAGCACGCGTGATCGTCGTCACCGAGTCCGTCTTCTCGATGGATGGCGACCTCTGCCCCCTGCGCGAGATCATCGAAACAAAGGACAAGCACGGTGCCCTGCTCTTCCTCGATGAAGCCCACGCCTTCGGAGCGATCGGACCTTCTGGCATGGGTCTCGCCGCCCAACTCGGACTCCAGGACCGTGTTGACTTCCAAATGGGCACCTTGAGCAAGGCCGCGGGCCTTTCCGGTGGGTATCTCGCCTGCTCCGCGGAATGGCGGGACCTGCTCGTCAACCGCGCACGCTCCTTCATCTACTCCACCGCCCCGCCACCCGCTCTCGCCCACGCGGCGATGGCCTCTCTGGCGCTGATCCGCTCGGCGACCGGCGATGCCCTGCGCGAGTCGCTGCACGCAAACATCGCAGCCTTCGCACCGGGTCATCCCTCTCCCATCGTCCCCATCATCCTCGGCGAAAACCAGCGGACTCTCGATGCATCCAAAGCCCTCGAAGAGCGCAGCTACCTCGTTCCCGCCATCCGCTTCCCCACCGTTCCCCGCGGCACGGCCCGCCTCCGCATCTCGATCTCAGCAGCCCACCCGCTGGAAGCGTTGGCAGGCCTGAAGAACGAGATCGCTGCCATCTCACGCGACAGATCATAG
- the dgt gene encoding dGTP triphosphohydrolase yields MPNRFYGAFDTERFSGKQEIPGDFRSPFQVDRDRVLHTPAFRRLQNKTQVFWSGEYDFYRTRLTHSLEVAQIGRSICHWLKAPGGLLADDYFIDPDLVEAACLSHDLGHPPFGHAGERTLNFLMAGYGGFEGNAQTLRLLTERIFSAKRTGMDPTRAFLDAVLKYKSLWTELKTTTGELPEHHFLYDFQHQWLDWAMGGHDFPAEYPPGKERDSFKSIECQIMDWADDTAYSLNDLADSVRAGFLRIERIEGWAEKRGEPISEGTPLGELVTAIRKRKVDPFVGSRIGKYIRSASLSADVNFLSGTSNRYGFRLNVDPAVKAESKLFKKLAFENVFLSPQLKQLEHKGNHLLHRLWDVLEKRYVSGDSIDGQNFQLLPEDAAMEIEQADSVEKKARLVCDFLAGMTDGYAARMYKRLFTPDFGSISDLIG; encoded by the coding sequence ATGCCCAACCGCTTCTACGGTGCCTTCGATACCGAGCGCTTTTCCGGAAAACAGGAGATTCCCGGGGACTTCCGCTCGCCCTTCCAGGTCGATCGTGACCGGGTGCTGCACACGCCTGCCTTCCGGCGCCTGCAGAACAAGACCCAGGTTTTCTGGAGCGGGGAGTACGATTTCTACCGAACGCGGCTCACCCACTCGCTGGAGGTGGCCCAGATCGGGCGTTCGATCTGCCACTGGCTGAAGGCTCCGGGCGGGTTGCTGGCGGATGACTACTTCATCGATCCGGATCTGGTGGAGGCTGCCTGCCTTTCCCATGACCTCGGCCATCCTCCCTTCGGGCATGCGGGGGAGAGGACGTTGAATTTCCTGATGGCGGGCTATGGGGGCTTTGAAGGAAATGCTCAGACGCTGCGGCTTCTGACCGAGCGGATCTTTTCGGCGAAGCGCACGGGGATGGATCCGACGCGGGCCTTTCTGGATGCGGTGCTGAAATACAAGTCGCTCTGGACCGAGCTGAAGACCACGACAGGGGAACTGCCGGAGCACCACTTCCTCTACGATTTCCAGCACCAATGGCTGGATTGGGCGATGGGTGGCCATGATTTCCCGGCCGAGTATCCGCCGGGCAAGGAGCGCGATTCCTTCAAGTCGATCGAGTGCCAGATCATGGACTGGGCGGATGACACTGCCTATTCGCTGAACGATCTGGCGGATAGCGTCCGTGCCGGGTTCCTGCGGATTGAGCGGATCGAGGGATGGGCGGAGAAGCGTGGCGAGCCGATCAGCGAGGGAACGCCGCTGGGAGAACTGGTGACAGCGATCCGCAAACGCAAGGTGGATCCCTTCGTGGGCTCGCGGATCGGGAAGTATATCCGGTCCGCGTCCCTGAGTGCCGATGTGAATTTCCTGAGTGGCACGAGCAATCGCTATGGCTTCCGCTTGAATGTGGATCCGGCGGTGAAGGCGGAGTCGAAGCTCTTCAAGAAGCTGGCGTTTGAGAACGTGTTCCTTTCGCCGCAGTTGAAGCAGCTGGAGCACAAGGGCAATCACTTGCTACACCGCTTGTGGGATGTGCTGGAAAAGCGCTATGTGTCCGGCGATAGCATCGATGGGCAGAATTTCCAATTGCTGCCGGAAGATGCCGCGATGGAGATCGAGCAGGCGGATAGCGTGGAGAAGAAGGCGCGGCTGGTGTGTGATTTCCTGGCCGGGATGACGGACGGCTATGCGGCGCGGATGTACAAGCGGCTGTTCACGCCGGACTTCGGATCGATCAGTGATTTGATCGGTTAG